The DNA region TGATATGTTTACTTTATCCTGTCTCTATACAATTCTCCATCGTAATTCTTATATTTAATGTTGCTGTAGGTGCAGACTAACATATTGCTATATTCCAAAATCGTGGCATTGGATTCTTGAGATAAATTTGTAGTTAAGATGCCACTACCTAGTATTCCCGGATTACAGATAATCGTATCTTTCCTTATTGAATTCATTATTAGCTCAACGCAAGTATATTCTTTAATATCTTCTTCTTTGAGTCTGTTTATGATATATTGGTTGATGTACATTTTGTCATCTTCAGTCATAAAACCATACCATAACAAGCACTTTATGCCTGCCTGAGTGGCTTTTATTAATATATCTAAATAACTTATTCCAGATATTCCTTTTTTGTCGATTTCATAAGGATCAATATGAAGAAAAGAAGATTTGGGAAGCGTGGGTAGCAGTTTTATAACTCCTTCGAGAGAATCTGTATGATATGTTTGAATGTGTGTTTCTAACTCTATTTGCCTGGCGTAAAGTTCTATGTTTTCTAAAGCATCCTTTTCAATATCAAAGAAGATATATTGGGACGCTTGTTTTTCTAATATATTCATAGCTAAAGCCGGAGATCCTAAATAATTTCCTTTTCCCGTTTCTATACTTTCCAGCCTATAATAAATAGAATTTCTAAGAAACTTTTCCTTATTGGCTTTTTCCAGAAAATGATAAATACCATATTGCTGTTCCACAGTATGTGACATTTGATAAATGGCAGATGCCGAATTTGTTTCTACGTACATTAGTGGCTTTTCTATTTGAAGAATTTCACAGAGTACCAGATGCTTAAATACATCAGCTTGTTTCCCGAAATGAGTATAAGTGGCCATATTTTTATGATTAATGTTTATGGCAGCAATATTAGGCTATATAAAAGATAAAAGCCTTGACCAAAGTCAAGACTTTTAAGTATACAGTTGTTTTTTTCGTATTCTGCTGAGGGTTTCGGGGGTAATACCGAGAAACTGGGCTATTTCTTTTAAAGAAAGTTTTTCTTGTAAATCAGGACATCGTTTCATTAATGACTGGTAACGTTGTTCGGGACTATTGCAATAGAAGCCTAATAAGCGTTGGTATATCTCGGCAAACATGGTTTCGGCTATCTGCCTGCCTAATCGTTGGGTATCCATGTCTGTTTCCCAGAATTGATTAAGTCGGTTTAAGCTAAGAAGATAAACTTCACATTCGGTAGTAGCCTGTATATTGGCCGTAGAAGTTGTCTGTTTTATAAAAGAAGGATAGTCACAGACGAAATCGTTTACGAAGCTATAACCGACAATCCATTCATTGGCGTCTGCATCTATATGTGATAAGCGGAACATCCCGGACTTGATAAAACCTATCTGATTTGTTTTTTCATTTTGCCGTACCAGATATTCATTCTTCTTGAATTTAGTAAGTACCCCTTCTTCCAGAAATAATTTTTCGAGTCTGGAAATATTAGGGTGACTGTCTTTTATGTTAAATTTGTCCATAGCTATTGTATTAGTACATATGGCAAAGGTACAAAGATTACAGAAATAATCATCTATTAATCGAAAAGTGCTGAAATATGGAAAATTAATGTATTTTTAATTCAATATTAATATTGTTTCGGCTAACTTTTTAATGCTGTCCTGTTTACTTTGCAAATAAAAAAATAAATATTTCTAATACCTAATTAATAGTATGCTTAAATGAAACGAAATGCAATTTTATTAAGCTTGCTGACAGCTTTGTTCTTACTACCGGGAAAGGTAGGGGGGCAAACTACATCAAGCGATGGTAAATTGGTGTATAATTTCCCGTTTGCACCAAGTGAGGGTCTTGTAAATAAGACAGAAAAGGAGTATAGGAAAGAAGTTTGCCTGAATGGTTACTGGGACTTCCAACCTGTGGTTTTGCCGGGTAGCTATGTGCAAGGTAAAGGAGTAGCACCGGAACTGCCGTTGCCTAAAGAAGGGGCTTGGAGCAAAACTCGTATAAAAATACCTTCTCCCTGGAATATTAATTCCTTTGCCAACCGAAATGTGGAAGGTCCCGACCATCGCAATTATCCGTCTTATCCGAAAGAATGGGAGCAAGTGAAAATGGCATGGATGAAGAAAACTATAGCGATTCCTACTGATTGGGATGGTCAACAGATAAAACTTTATTTTGAGGCTGTATCCGGATATACTGAAGTCTATATTAATAAGGAGAAGGTGGGAGAGAATTTTGATATTTTCCTTCCGTTCAGTGTAGATATTACGGATAAAGTGAATGCTGGTGAAACAGCTGAAGTATGGGTGGGAGTTCGCAGCCAGTCTTTGTTTGAAAACAACTCTACGATTGGTCGCCGCATTGTTCCTGCCGGTTCTATGTGGGGATATCATATTGCCGGTATCTGGCAGGATGTATATTTGCTGGCATTGCCCAAAGTACATGTGGAAGATGTATATGTGAAACCCTTGGTTTCGCAAAATATGCTTGAACTGGAAGTAACTGTACAGAATAATACGGAAAAGAAAGCTGACTTACAGATTCAAGGTAAAATCAATGAGTGGGTGAATTTGGCAGGAACAGATATAAACTCTGCTCCTGTACCAGCATGGGAACTTGGTCAGGAAGCTTTGAAAGTAGCTCCTGTAAAAGTTGCCATTCCTGCTAATGCTTCGACTAAAGTCGTATTGCAGGTTCCTGTATCGGGTGAGTTAAATTTCTGGACTCCCGAGCAACCGAATCTTTATGCTGTATTGCTCTCATTACAAGCTAAGAAACAAACGTTGGATGTGAAGTATGAGCGCTTCGGGTGGCGTGAATGGACATTGCAAGGTACTACACAATGTCTGAACGGTAAGCCTTATCAGTTAAGAGGTGACTCCTGGCACTTTATGGGTATTCCGCAAATGACGCGCAGATATGCGTGGGCATGGTTCACTGCCATTAAGGGTATGAATGGAAATGCAGTTCGTCCTCATGCACAGATATATCCCCGTTTCTATATGGATGTAGCTGACGAAATGGGTATTTGTGTGTTGAACGAAACAGCTAACTGGGCGAGTGATGGTGGCCCGAAACTGGATTCCGAGCTCTTTTGGGAGGCATCTAAAGAACATTTGAGACGTTTTGTACTCAGAGACCGTAACCATGCTTCTGTCTTTGGCTGGAGTATCAGTAATGAGAATAAACCGGTGATTCTGCATGTTTACAACCGGCCTGAGCTTATGCCTCAGCAGAAGAAAGCCTGGGAAGACTGGAGGGATATTGTGCGTGCTAATGACCCGACTCGCCCGTGGATTTCTGCTGATGGTGAGGATGACGGAGATGGTATATTGCCGGTTACAGTAGGGCACTATGGTGATATGGGCTCAATGAAACATTGGGTAGAAATCGGTAAGCCTTGGGGTATCGGTGAACATAGTATGGCTTACTACGGTACGCCGGAGCAGGTTGCCAAGTATAATGGTGAAAGAGCCTATGAATCTCAACTGGGCCGTATGGAAGGACTGGCAAATGAATGTTATCATCTGCTTGCTAACCAACGTAATATGGGTGCTTCTTATAGCACGGTTTTCAATATGGCATGGTATTCCTTGAAACCACTGCCGTTGGGTAAAAGGGATATGACTACGCAACCGGATATAAATAAGGATGGTATCTTCTTCGCAGAATATAAAGAAGGTGTTCCGGGCGTACAACCGGAACGTGTAGGTCCCTATTGCACTACGTTTAATCCGGGATATGATCTAAGTCTGCCTTTGTATGATCCGTGGCCTATGTATGATGCTATGCGTGCAGCCAATGCACCGGGACATCCTGGTTGGTCTGCTTATGCCAATATCGACAAGAAACAATATGAAGCGCCAGCCGCTACTCCGGCAGAGAAATATAAAGAAGTCGTTTTCATTGGAGAAGACAACAGTAAACTGAAGAATATCCTGGATGCGCAAGGTGTGAAATTTGCGACTAAAGTTACCGCTCCTGCACGGATGCTTTATATTGTGGACGGTACTTATACTTTGGATGCTGCTGAAAAGAAGAGTATGTTGGCTAATATAGCTAAAGGTGCTGATGTCTGGATTTGGGGATTGACACCTCAGACTGTGAATGTGTATAATGAGATTCTGCCTCTTCCGGTGGCTTTGGATAACCTTAAGCGTTCTTCTTTCCTGCCGGTTCAGAAATCATGGATACGTGGCTTGAATAATTCAGATTTCTATTTCTGCGAACTTCAAAGAGCTGATGCCTCGGAATACTCGCTGACAGGCGCTTTAGTGGAAGAAGGAGATGTATTACTGAATGCTTGTAAGACTGATTGGAGAGCTTGGAATAAACGTCCGGAGGAACTTAAAACGGCCAGTACGGTACGGAGTGAGTACGAATGTACAGCAGCTACTCCTGTATTTGTGAAATATCAGAATGGAGCTTCTTGTTTTTACATCAGCACGCTGAAAGAGTTTACTAATTCAGAAAAGGGATACAATACATTGGGAGTTATTTTGAAGAATGCCGGAATTGACCGTAATGAGATTGAGGTGAAATCAAATGAAGTTTTCTTTTTGCGTGATAACCAGTTAATGTTCCCGACTGCTGTAAAAGATAAGTTAGTGAAAATGTCGGATGGATGGACTTTGGATATCTATGTATTTAGTCCACGTCCTTTGGATGACTTGTTGATTGAACCGAATATGCCGAAACTGACTTTGGTTGTGAAAGCAAGAGAATGCCAGCTCGCTATTAATGACAAAGCGTATGCTGCTGCTTCACAAAACAGGCATGAGGCTACTTATAAAGAACTGCCCTTGTTGCAAGGTTGGAATAAGATAAGCATAAAAATAGGACAAAGAGATAAGAATGAATTCACAGGTAACTTCAGATGTGATAACAGAAATGAATTCCTTTCTTCTTTGAAAGTGATGTATATTAATCCTGAAGCTAAATGATGTATAGGTAATGATTAGAAAGGTATAGTTTTTAATAGGGTCTTTTTCGATAAGTTCAGTGTTACAATCCAGTGGCATGCGTATTATTGGCATGCACTGGATTGTTTTTTATTCACTATTCTCTACCGTTATGAAGGCTTCTGTTATCTTTGATATTTAGTTGGATGGCTGTTTGGGCATCAATACCGCGATATCTGTTATTTTGTACGGTGTTCTGATGGATTGTAATGTCTTTACAAGGGTTCATTTGCTTCTCAATGAATATTCCGTGCTCATTGTTACCTTCAGCAAGACTATTGTTGATGCTTATCCGGTTACTTTCTGCACATCGTATGCCTGAGAGTCCGTTACGGGCCATCTCTGAGTTGATAACTTTCACATTCTGGCAGAAAGTAGCATTTATACCGTTTCCGTAGGGGGAGGTATCGAAACGACTACTTGTTATATCACAATTTGTGATGTATGACAAATGAAGATTATGATGGAAACCGGCACCTGGCACTACGCTGGCACCATTATCACTGAAATCACATTGGTTAATACGAATATTCTTTCCACCAACTATGGCTACACCGTTTTTTGTGAAATTCTGTATGGTAATATTTTCAAATGTAATGTTCTGTATGCCATCTTTCTCTTTTGATTTGAAAATGACGCCTTCCCGGCTGGGAGCGTTCATATATGAGCGGCTACGACGGTCGTGATTAGGATCGGCATTTTCGGTTACTTTAGTGGCACCTTCTATCAGAAGATTGCGAATAGTGACGTCAGAGAGAATATTTTCTCCATTAATGATTGCAGTTTCTGTTTGTGGAGCCGGAAAGATTATAGTTTCGCGTCCCTGACCAGCAAGGAGGGTGCCACTATATATCTTTAGAGGAGCTTTCAATGTATGTACTCCTGCTTCCAAAATAATCCATTTGCCACTCTTTTGATTGGAGTCTATGGCTTCTTGTATGGACTCTCCCGGTTTTACAAAAATACTGTTGGCAGGAAGTTTTTTTGATTTGCCTTTTAAAGCTCCGATTACTGTTGGTTTCAGGAATTTATCGAAACCTGTATAAAGAGATGTTTTTGCCGGAGCATTGGGAAGCGGAGCTTTGGCAGCCGTCAGAAAACCTACTGATGACTTCGGGCGTGTATGTTGTTTTATTGCTTTCTCGGTATATGGCAGTAATAGGCCTTTGGTATTTTTGTAATGCTGGTATATGGATTCATAGATATCTCTGAATTTGTCGTTATCTCTGTCTGTAAAGACTCCGAATAAATCAATATGTTCTCCTAACATGAAACGTGCTGTATATTCGAAACCTTGTGCCAGCCTGTCATCAGCTACACTATAAAAATCTAATCCCTGCGTGTCGGCGGTTTGTGCTGCTTTGGCAAATTCACCTATACCTAATTGTACATGTCCCCAGTCGCGAGTTGTCTCTTGGCATTGTCCACCCGGATAGAGATAACGGGTGATGCCGGAGTTACCTTCTCCCCGGTAGAATCTTTCTACTGCCCGGTTGAAAATTTCGTGATTATCAGTAAAAATGCCGATACACATGATGGTACTAATCATGGATGCATCCCAGTTACCGTTAGCTTCGGTAAAGAAGCCTTTAATAGTGGGATAAAGGACTGTAAGGACCATTTGCGTGAATTGTTGCAGGTCTTTGGGCGCCCAGCCGGAATCGGTATGTTTCAGAATTTCAGCAGCATTGAGGTAGTAATATCCGAATAAACCTACATTCAGCTTGGCATTGTTTGCATCGAATCCCCGGAGAACATAACTCCACGCATTCAGGATTTCAATGGCTTTATGCGCATAGGCTTTGTCTTGGGTTATATACCACATTAATGCATGGTTATAGGCTGTTTCTGCACTTTCGGAAAACTCACGTCCGCCTATGCTGTTTGTTCCATAGGGACCTACTGATATTTCAGCAAATGGTTTGGGGATAAAATCTAAATAAGTGTTTTTCTTTAAATTCTCAAAAGCGGTTTTCCAGGGTTGTATGCCTTTTACTACCATTTCGCGCATATAGTCGAGGTCCTGTTTGCTTTGAGCCATGCCCGGATGCACGAAAGCCTTGGTTAGAAACTCTGGGTTAGAACTCTTTTCCGGTTGGGCTGCTATACTGTGTACTAAGGTACACAGTATGCATATTAATAAGAGTATTCTTTTTCTCATGTTCATTCCTTTTGTTTTGTTAATCAGTGTTCTACCAATTGTCTGTTCTGAAGGGAGCTACGGGGATACCATAGATGTTGAATACGCTTGCTTGGGTATAATTCTTATAAGCATATCGGACGGCTACCGGATGCTGTACTTTATCGCATGATACGGCAAGACGGGTAGTTTTGGTTTCTATTTCAGCATGGGCCGGGTAGAAAACTTTGTCTTCACCGGCAATTTCAAATCCTTCGAGTGGGGTCCACATAGGACAAAGACAACGCTGTGCGTTGTCCACATTGATGTATATTTTGTTACCTGATATTTCCATGGATTTATAAACAGGAGTGGCGTAACCGAATCCTTTTCGTCCATAAGTTTGGGCAAGTGCCCAAAGAGCAAGGCGATTACCTACCGTTTCTTTATCTGTAGGATGGATAAAGACCGGATGACCTATATCCAGAGTGGTAACCATTCCACTATTAGGAATATCCTTCATATTTTGTTGTTGGACTTCACGCATGCGGGCGGCTGAGGTGCCATCGGCCCCTTCATAATTAAAGGGGGCAATCTCTACGAAGTAAAAAGGGAGTTCTCCTATATTCCATTTACTGCGTAAGTCTTTGACAAAAGCAGGCATCAGACTTTGGTATAAATTAGCATTGTCACGATTACTTTCGCCTTGATACCAAAGGAAGCCTTTAATGGTGAAATTCGTGAAAGGAGCTATTTTCCCATTATAGAGTACACATGGAGTATCTGTGATGTTTTTTACAGGTTCATCATTGTCGAGTATGGCTAAATCAATACTTTTAAATGGGCTTATGGCTTCCCGGCTCATCCATGCTTCTACTTTTGATCCTCCAAGAGAAGATACAATAATACCGACTGGTACTTCCAGTACTTCCTGAATATATCGGGCGAAAAAGTAGGCTGTTGCACTTGTGTGGGATACGTTGACTGGAGTATTCTCTAACCACTCACCTTTACAATCTTCCTGTGGGGTTTTGCTATATTGCCGTACCCATCTTCCATCTTTGGAATCGGTGTTGTAGATGCGGATTGGGGTAGAGGCTTTCGCTTTGGCTATGATATCGTTTGTGCCCTGAGTGGGTTGGCGGTCGAAACCACTCATGGGCATTTCCATGTTCGATTGTCCGGAGCAGAACCAGACTTCACCTATTAATATATTTTTCAATGTTAAAGCCTCTCCATCGCTGAATGTAATTTCATAGGGGCCTCCGGCTGTTGGTGTGGAGACATTTAATAACCATTTTCCTTGCTTGTCTGCAGTTGTTTTATAGGTTCTGTTATCCCATGATGTTTTTATGGTAACAGACGAGTTTTCTTTGGCTTTTCCCCATAGCTTTATATTTGCTTGTTGTTGCAATACCATGTTGCTACTAAGTACGGAGGGTAATTGTACTTTGGCTCCTACGAATGTGGAGACAGATAAAAAGTGTGTTAATAGTAAAAAAGTAATCAACGATTTTACTTTCATGTGACTAAAAAAAAGTTTTTCCATAATACTGTTTTAATTTGATGATAGAACAAGCTTTTTGTCCTTTGCAACAAAAGTAAACCAGAGATATTACTTCTCTGATTAATTTGTTATTAATTTGCGCATAATATCGGTTTAATTGAATTCAGATTCCAAATTCTCGTGTCCTTTATTTGTTATGGGGGATTTTTTTATACCTTTGCAGAGTGTTCTTTAACGAGATACTATGAAAAGTAAATTGCTAATTTGGATATTATGTTTCTTCTCATTGGGAAATATGAAGGTGTTGGCTTCTACAGATTATGGCCTTCATTTCAAATCTCATTCTGTGCCAGGCAATGAACGCACCTCTTTGTCTCTTGATGGGAACTCTCCTTTTTATGTGGAGAAGGAGTTTATTATTGATTTTCAAATGTGGGTTCGTAATGAGCCTGATTTCGGGGCTATTCTTCATTTATGTACGAATGAAAATCAATTTCTTCATTTTGTTTTTGCTGCAGGTGATAATAACAGGAATTTTCCAGCTCTCGTTTTCAATGAGGGAATGTTTGCTATTAATACCAATATTGAAAAAGGTAAATGGGTTCCTGTGTCTTTACACCTTAATATAAAGGAGAATCAAATTGATTTGAAATATGATAGTAGGGACACTACGATGGTAGTGCCATTGCGTGGTACCAAAGATATTACAGTTTCGTTTGGAAAATCTCCATATTTCTCGGCAGATGTAGTTCCTATGAATATTAGG from Bacteroides sp. MSB163 includes:
- a CDS encoding alginate lyase family protein, giving the protein MRKRILLLICILCTLVHSIAAQPEKSSNPEFLTKAFVHPGMAQSKQDLDYMREMVVKGIQPWKTAFENLKKNTYLDFIPKPFAEISVGPYGTNSIGGREFSESAETAYNHALMWYITQDKAYAHKAIEILNAWSYVLRGFDANNAKLNVGLFGYYYLNAAEILKHTDSGWAPKDLQQFTQMVLTVLYPTIKGFFTEANGNWDASMISTIMCIGIFTDNHEIFNRAVERFYRGEGNSGITRYLYPGGQCQETTRDWGHVQLGIGEFAKAAQTADTQGLDFYSVADDRLAQGFEYTARFMLGEHIDLFGVFTDRDNDKFRDIYESIYQHYKNTKGLLLPYTEKAIKQHTRPKSSVGFLTAAKAPLPNAPAKTSLYTGFDKFLKPTVIGALKGKSKKLPANSIFVKPGESIQEAIDSNQKSGKWIILEAGVHTLKAPLKIYSGTLLAGQGRETIIFPAPQTETAIINGENILSDVTIRNLLIEGATKVTENADPNHDRRSRSYMNAPSREGVIFKSKEKDGIQNITFENITIQNFTKNGVAIVGGKNIRINQCDFSDNGASVVPGAGFHHNLHLSYITNCDITSSRFDTSPYGNGINATFCQNVKVINSEMARNGLSGIRCAESNRISINNSLAEGNNEHGIFIEKQMNPCKDITIHQNTVQNNRYRGIDAQTAIQLNIKDNRSLHNGRE
- a CDS encoding sialate O-acetylesterase; the protein is MEKLFFSHMKVKSLITFLLLTHFLSVSTFVGAKVQLPSVLSSNMVLQQQANIKLWGKAKENSSVTIKTSWDNRTYKTTADKQGKWLLNVSTPTAGGPYEITFSDGEALTLKNILIGEVWFCSGQSNMEMPMSGFDRQPTQGTNDIIAKAKASTPIRIYNTDSKDGRWVRQYSKTPQEDCKGEWLENTPVNVSHTSATAYFFARYIQEVLEVPVGIIVSSLGGSKVEAWMSREAISPFKSIDLAILDNDEPVKNITDTPCVLYNGKIAPFTNFTIKGFLWYQGESNRDNANLYQSLMPAFVKDLRSKWNIGELPFYFVEIAPFNYEGADGTSAARMREVQQQNMKDIPNSGMVTTLDIGHPVFIHPTDKETVGNRLALWALAQTYGRKGFGYATPVYKSMEISGNKIYINVDNAQRCLCPMWTPLEGFEIAGEDKVFYPAHAEIETKTTRLAVSCDKVQHPVAVRYAYKNYTQASVFNIYGIPVAPFRTDNW
- a CDS encoding Crp/Fnr family transcriptional regulator, which gives rise to MDKFNIKDSHPNISRLEKLFLEEGVLTKFKKNEYLVRQNEKTNQIGFIKSGMFRLSHIDADANEWIVGYSFVNDFVCDYPSFIKQTTSTANIQATTECEVYLLSLNRLNQFWETDMDTQRLGRQIAETMFAEIYQRLLGFYCNSPEQRYQSLMKRCPDLQEKLSLKEIAQFLGITPETLSRIRKKQLYT
- a CDS encoding glycoside hydrolase family 2 protein; this encodes MKRNAILLSLLTALFLLPGKVGGQTTSSDGKLVYNFPFAPSEGLVNKTEKEYRKEVCLNGYWDFQPVVLPGSYVQGKGVAPELPLPKEGAWSKTRIKIPSPWNINSFANRNVEGPDHRNYPSYPKEWEQVKMAWMKKTIAIPTDWDGQQIKLYFEAVSGYTEVYINKEKVGENFDIFLPFSVDITDKVNAGETAEVWVGVRSQSLFENNSTIGRRIVPAGSMWGYHIAGIWQDVYLLALPKVHVEDVYVKPLVSQNMLELEVTVQNNTEKKADLQIQGKINEWVNLAGTDINSAPVPAWELGQEALKVAPVKVAIPANASTKVVLQVPVSGELNFWTPEQPNLYAVLLSLQAKKQTLDVKYERFGWREWTLQGTTQCLNGKPYQLRGDSWHFMGIPQMTRRYAWAWFTAIKGMNGNAVRPHAQIYPRFYMDVADEMGICVLNETANWASDGGPKLDSELFWEASKEHLRRFVLRDRNHASVFGWSISNENKPVILHVYNRPELMPQQKKAWEDWRDIVRANDPTRPWISADGEDDGDGILPVTVGHYGDMGSMKHWVEIGKPWGIGEHSMAYYGTPEQVAKYNGERAYESQLGRMEGLANECYHLLANQRNMGASYSTVFNMAWYSLKPLPLGKRDMTTQPDINKDGIFFAEYKEGVPGVQPERVGPYCTTFNPGYDLSLPLYDPWPMYDAMRAANAPGHPGWSAYANIDKKQYEAPAATPAEKYKEVVFIGEDNSKLKNILDAQGVKFATKVTAPARMLYIVDGTYTLDAAEKKSMLANIAKGADVWIWGLTPQTVNVYNEILPLPVALDNLKRSSFLPVQKSWIRGLNNSDFYFCELQRADASEYSLTGALVEEGDVLLNACKTDWRAWNKRPEELKTASTVRSEYECTAATPVFVKYQNGASCFYISTLKEFTNSEKGYNTLGVILKNAGIDRNEIEVKSNEVFFLRDNQLMFPTAVKDKLVKMSDGWTLDIYVFSPRPLDDLLIEPNMPKLTLVVKARECQLAINDKAYAAASQNRHEATYKELPLLQGWNKISIKIGQRDKNEFTGNFRCDNRNEFLSSLKVMYINPEAK